A window of the Ammoniphilus oxalaticus genome harbors these coding sequences:
- a CDS encoding YvrJ family protein produces the protein MEHLDLIQLISNLGFPIFVSWYLLTRVESRIETLTASITAMTQAIQSQGTAQKET, from the coding sequence ATGGAACATCTGGATCTTATCCAGCTGATCAGCAACCTAGGTTTCCCCATCTTCGTTTCCTGGTATTTGCTCACCCGCGTCGAAAGCCGCATCGAAACGCTCACCGCCTCGATCACCGCAATGACCCAGGCGATCCAAAGCCAAGGCACTGCGCAAAAGGAAACGTAG
- a CDS encoding DUF2922 domain-containing protein, protein MPREIDETVIALYFAKDDGTTVKFEVPAAREDVTDAEVKQQMEEVLEIGADLFGIVSIKGAAITHRTVTPFDVQEA, encoded by the coding sequence ATGCCTCGTGAAATTGACGAAACCGTTATCGCTTTGTATTTTGCAAAAGACGATGGAACGACGGTGAAATTTGAAGTTCCCGCCGCAAGGGAAGATGTAACGGACGCTGAAGTCAAACAGCAAATGGAAGAAGTCCTCGAAATTGGCGCCGATCTATTCGGCATCGTCTCGATCAAAGGAGCCGCGATCACGCATCGCACAGTCACACCGTTTGATGTGCAAGAAGCGTAA
- a CDS encoding DUF1659 domain-containing protein: MMYTTKDNKQIKLGFLVGVSDLGKPIFKSRSYKNVDSEFATLDNVQAFGDALAVLSELPLDRVILATESEVIRM, encoded by the coding sequence ATGATGTACACGACAAAAGACAATAAGCAAATTAAGCTTGGGTTTCTCGTCGGAGTCAGCGATTTAGGCAAACCGATCTTCAAAAGCCGCTCATACAAAAACGTCGACTCCGAATTTGCGACATTGGATAATGTCCAAGCCTTTGGCGACGCCCTCGCCGTCCTATCTGAATTGCCGCTGGATCGCGTGATCTTAGCGACTGAATCCGAAGTCATTCGCATGTAA
- a CDS encoding N-acetylmuramoyl-L-alanine amidase — protein MHPIVWKPSPNFTPNVRSITTLPPTPPLIVLHTMAGFMAGTLAHFQNPTTQVSSHYGVGRNGEIHQYVKETDGAWTNGRVLKPTAPLILQRRGNPNRYTITIEFEGKDRGGTLDEAQYQAGLWLIKQIAARWQVPLTRDYIIGHNEIDSVNKVYCPGPLFPWTLLMKDLQTEKSLVSICDNGRPIAMGFIENGLTYAPIRKVAEALGYDVKWEELARRVNLRR, from the coding sequence ATGCATCCTATTGTCTGGAAACCGAGCCCAAACTTCACGCCCAATGTCCGTTCCATAACCACCCTGCCGCCGACCCCACCGCTAATCGTGTTGCATACGATGGCCGGGTTTATGGCGGGCACGCTCGCCCATTTTCAAAATCCGACCACCCAAGTGAGCAGCCATTACGGTGTCGGGCGCAACGGCGAGATCCATCAATACGTCAAAGAAACGGACGGCGCCTGGACGAACGGGCGGGTCCTGAAGCCAACCGCTCCGCTTATTTTACAACGGCGCGGCAATCCGAATCGTTACACGATCACGATTGAATTTGAAGGAAAAGACCGCGGCGGCACGCTCGATGAAGCGCAATACCAGGCGGGACTTTGGCTGATCAAACAGATCGCCGCCCGCTGGCAGGTCCCGCTCACCCGCGATTACATCATCGGACACAACGAAATCGATTCCGTGAACAAAGTGTATTGCCCGGGTCCGCTTTTTCCATGGACGCTACTCATGAAAGATTTGCAAACAGAAAAATCGCTCGTTTCGATTTGTGACAATGGCCGCCCGATCGCGATGGGGTTTATTGAAAATGGACTGACCTACGCCCCGATCCGCAAAGTCGCGGAGGCGTTAGGCTATGACGTCAAATGGGAAGAACTCGCTCGACGTGTCAATTTAAGGAGGTGA
- a CDS encoding helix-turn-helix domain-containing protein, with amino-acid sequence MKHIGFYIRRARMAKQLTQEQLAERTGCSYSHIQKIEQRRKSPSQETLQKIIDVLGLTPGEVYTYGSDHFEYQSQLLQDVIVIMETDPEFVVSIVDAYHSCKRKMN; translated from the coding sequence ATGAAGCATATTGGGTTTTACATTCGACGAGCCAGAATGGCCAAGCAGCTTACCCAGGAACAACTAGCGGAAAGGACAGGTTGCAGTTACTCTCACATTCAGAAGATTGAACAAAGGAGGAAGTCGCCGAGTCAAGAAACACTTCAAAAGATAATAGATGTGTTAGGTCTGACACCTGGAGAAGTATACACTTACGGATCAGATCATTTTGAATATCAATCCCAATTATTACAGGACGTCATTGTTATCATGGAAACAGATCCTGAATTTGTAGTCTCGATTGTTGATGCTTATCATTCGTGTAAAAGAAAGATGAACTAG